Within Catharus ustulatus isolate bCatUst1 chromosome 5, bCatUst1.pri.v2, whole genome shotgun sequence, the genomic segment GGACTGGCAACTCTTTCCTAGTTCTGTGATTCAAACAAAAGTCACTACTGCTTCAAGTCTGGGCACTACATGCAGACCTTTATTTTGCTCCTGAGAGCTGGTAAACCTAAGAGGAACTGGCATAAATGTTTATTGTTCcattgggaaaaaacccatcaTGTTGGACAGATTTTGACAATTGTCTAACAGTAAAGACAGTTGAACAGAAACGGACAGAGGCAAATTATGTAAATTGAATATCTTATTGGATACCCTGCCATACCTCCCTAAGTGGGATTTACACCAGAAATAAATCCAACAGCCTTTTTTCCAAGCTGTTAGGATATGTTATCTAATTTCATCTTAGTATATGTACATATTCACAGCGAAAGTTCATTTATAGATTTGCCTTAAATAGGAAGCTGAGATTTGAAGTTCATGTGGCTCATTTATTTAATGCAAGTCAGTTTGTACAGTCTAACTTTACAGTCTATATCAAGACATAGCAAGACCGTAGCCAACAGGTTGAGAAATGACTATTCCCCTCTATTTATCAGTTGTGAGATCATATCTGTGGTGACAACTGGGTTCAGTTGGTGCTCCTAGTGCTGGAAAGACATTGGTAGACTGGAGTAAGTGCAACAAAAGGACACCAAGATGATTGAGGCTGAGTTACATAACAATCAAAGTGTTGTTGAAGGAACTGAGTTTACTCAACCTCAAAGAAGCCAAGACTGAATGGAAATCTAACTACTGTATactgggagctactgggagGAACACAGGGCAAGACACATTTAGTACAAGCTGGAACATGGGAAAGTCTGatttgatataaaaaaaaattgtcttacTTTGAGAACTACTGGTAGGATGGCCCAGTGAGAACAGTATCTCTCACACAGAGGTACTTTTCTGGAGAGGAGACATAGCCTGGCACAAACTGCTGTATCTAGACTTGGTCTGATAAGGCTGGACAGGAGGATTTTTGGAAATTCCATCCAACAGatggttctgtgattcaatGACTCATGGCTTATCATGgtttttgggatgaaaattcGAGTGCACACAAAGCAAAGTATCCACAGTTAATTTGGAGGTGATCACCCAGCAGTTCATTGGATATTGAACAGCGCATTTGCTACTTGACTCTTTCTGCCCTTCCTGTTAGTGTTTTCATGGCTTTTGGTTCAAGGCATGCTTTGGGGCCATTAAATTCCACTCTTTTACAAGgattaaaaaatgctgttttttattAGAAATGCATTTCCATTAAACATTTCAGTTGTGCCTGAACACAGAATTGCCTTGTAACAGGGAATAATGCCTTCTTTCTCTAGCATGGAAAGCCAGCCCTTATCGGCATAAGAACCTATAGGAAATTGCGCTTCTTGACTTCTTCCAGGAATCTGGAAGTTTAAGTAAGGAACAGCCTTCCCTTACCTATGGAATCCTGAGCTGGGCAGACTACAAAGATTTGTAGCATTTCACTATACCCTCCAAGACTTTAGAAGTAGCAGAACTATGTTAAATTAGAAAGAGTATGCAGAGTAGGGCAAAACAGCAACACCCCTGAGATCAGTGGAAGGCCACTGCTGACTACTTGTCAGAGAAGGAAAGGATTGTGGGCTGTCATGGTCATGCATTATACATGTGCTGTAATTAGTAAAACTCATGGCATGTATTTATGTCTGTTGATAGACgaaaaaataaatcctacaATTGGATTGAATTGGGAAATGAGTAAACAAGGGTAGGAGAATTGAAACTCCAGGCTCTTTGTTTAGTCTTTAAAGGAATCTACTTTGCAATAAGCTAGGTACATTCTATTAACAGTCTCAGAAGTGCTGAAGGACTAAGAGCAAGGCCCTTCCTGAAGAGACAGCCTGAATTAGTAAAGATACAAGGGGTTCTCAGTACGTTTTGAATTTCAAAAGCAACTCTAAATCACTGAAGTTACTCCTTGACGCTTCTTTAACATTCTCTGCTGTAGATAAGGACATATTATTGAGGTATAACGAAAGCAAGGAGCATTACGTTTGACAAGAGAAGTAAAAAGGAAGCTTTTGTATCGAGccatttttggaagaaaaagagtGGAAGATAATGTTGCTGACCCCTGAAACTATCTTAAATATGAATGCAAATTTACCTAAGTGACAGGAAGTAATAGAGTATTCCTATTCTGGAGAGCAGCTTCTGTAATGTTTGGGAAGACAATTGTTCAAAGTGCTACAACCATAGAAAAAGCAAAGTCTCCTAGTTTCTATTCTTGGGAACTACAACCAGGGCTGAAGCATGTTTTGGTAAATCAGGTCCCCCAGATATGCACTGAGGAGACAGTCCCTTGAATCTCAGAAGTTGTACCTAGAGAGAGGCATCAGACACCCAGTAAAATACTAAGGAAAACCCATTGATGGATTGATTTAACAAAGCTGAACCCTACCAGAGGTACAGGAACTCTGGCTGGCACTAGTCTTCTGTCAAGCTGGCTGGCAGGAGAGCTGTTTTGAAAGGTTGTTGATATAGAaccaaataaaagcagcaggTGTAGTCTTTACCTTTTCAGCCTTGtaaataaacatgaaatattttattttgctcttgGCAGAATACAGAAATGCTTTATTCATCCTTACACCCCTTCTTTGGCAACAGCCATATCTGAGGATCACAAAATCTGCGCAAGCTGCGGTGCTTGTAAGCAAGGATTTCAGCGGTTGTTTGGAGCAAAGCCATCGCCTTTATGCTACCCCAGAAGGTATCACGGAGACTGGGAAAGCTGGGAAGCAGGCTCGGGTGTGCTGCCTGTACGCCAGCTCGGGTCTGGCACGACTCCCTCTTTCTCCAAATCCCTGCTTGAGGCCGGCAGCGCTGTTGGCTCCCGAGCGAGGAGCAGCCGGCGCATCCCGAGCGCGCTGCCCGCAGCCTCGCCCGCGCCCGGAGCCCGGCAGGCGGGGCCGGCTCCGCGCCTCGCGCGAGCCCTtccccggcggcggggccgccccgcctgTGCCGCCCTCCCGGCGTGCGAGGGCCGCCGTCGCCTCCAAAGTTTGTGCCGGGCGAGCAGCGCTGCAGCCCTGCCGCCCGGGAGGGGAGAGCGGCAGGACCTGAGCGGGGCGGGGGAGCCGGGGCAGCCGCCCCACTGGAGAGCAAGTGACGGcgctccccgccccgccctGGCACACcgctcctggggcagcagccgGCCGTGCCTCGCTCGCCTGCCCGGGGCGAGAGGAAGGTAAGAACGGGAAGGGGTTACGGAGCGGCGCTCCCAGCACGGGGCGGCGGCGGGATCTCCGCAGCGCCTGGGATGGATGTCTGCCCCCAGGATGGGTGTCTCTCCCGGGATGGGtgtctgctcctggggacagctccgGGGGCCGAGAGGGAAGCGACGCCGCATCCCAAAGGTGCGTTTGCCGCCAGCTTCGCTTCCAGCAACCCTAGCCCCTTCCCCAGCGCAGGCACTGCGGTCCTGGTGGGAATGCTGCTTGCTAGTGTAATCACGCATTCTGCCCTTTTTGCTTACTTGCTCTCAGAACCCGTGTAAATCCTCTTTGGGCCTTTCTCGGCCGAAAGTTAGCAGCAATTTGATGCCTGACCATGAGGATCTGactgctgggaggaaaaaaccgggaaaaaaaacccctggtGTGATGCAGTATGCAAGGTGTGCCAGTAAATGCTATCACTTGGAGAGTTTATCCCTAAAGAAGAACAGAAGGGGTCCTGTCAAACACTACCTGGAGTGTCACCTTAgttttatctccatttttttgAAAGTGGCTGATATTTTGCCCACATAACTGTCCCACCGACAATGTTAGACTTGTCCAGTTTATTTCTTCGCTTGCTGACACACGAGCTCATTTCTATTATAAACCATGCTtgtcccttccttctccctcagcTTTGTCTTATGGACAAGCCCAAAGTATCTTTCATCAGCCTGAATAGGGCagtaacaaataaaataaaaatgtcagaacAAGAGAAGGCTTTGCTAAAAAGGAGTTGCAAGAAGGAATCAACAGAAAGTCGAGGACTAGAGAAATGGGTGAAAATACTtttgggaagaaagggaagcTATGTTATTTGAATGAGCTACGTCTTTCTGCCTGGATTTAGGGCaaagaagggaaataatttctatttgtCAGCCCTCTCACCATTCTACTTCTGTGTGTAGACATGACCTGCACTGAAAAAAAGTTATGAGATTTTGAAACATCTGACGGTCCTGGGAGGTCACCAGATCTCTACTGTAATAATATATGGAAGCATAATTCCTGGGTGTAGGAATGGGTCAAAGGAAAATGCTCATCAGAATTCTCAACTTTTGCGGTATCCCTGACTGTGTAAATTGTGGTGGATCGCTTATATTTTTAACCTGGTGGACTAAAGGTGTGTTGATAAGGAATCCCTTCCTGACATCCATTGCTTAGGCTAGTAGTTGAAAACCGATTATACTGCTAAAATCAGCGGTGTGCACTAGTATGAGCAGCTGGCACATCTCAGCTACGTGTCTTGTGTTTCACATCTCAGGCTTACACTACTTATTGTTGACTAAATGGTAACTAAACAGTATGGCATAATACTGATCTGTTTAGTTGGGGGGAAAATGCCTTTCAGTTCATGCTGTTGATCTGCTTCTTTTGCAAAAATAGCTCACCCTGAGGAATTCTTTGGGATATTGTTTGGGatagaaacaagcaaaaaggaTTCAGTCTCTTGCTGGTAGACAATGCTCCTTTCTCCATTTGGAAACCATACTGAAGGATGTCACTCACTGATAATTGCTGGTAACAGAGGTAGGGATGAAATTGTACCTCTGTTTCTCTGAAACGTTTCTCTGGAGATGGAAGGAATTAAAGTGAGCTGATCAGAAAAgaataagaattttttaaaaactatgtTCATTCCAAACACATCAACAACTGTTCCTTTAGGCAGACTTTAATTTGAGAAGGGTTAAGCTATGTGTAACACCTGATGGCAAGAAAGTGACATTTCTTCTCTACTCTTGCTTTCCTTAGGGAAGGTAATGAACAGGGAAGTAGAGTGAGTAACTCAGGGTTGCCTTTCCCCTTGGTGGTGAACAGTGGTGTTTTATTGGTAAGTTTGCTTGGCACTGGTAATTTCTTGCTATTTTCCCAGGCCAAGGAAAGGAGTCCCTAGGTTCTCGGTTCGTGGTTAGCATGCCACTCATGCTCTGGGCTGTTTGCATGGAGACATGTACTTTTTTACATTGGACTGAAGTCCAAGTCAACAACTGATTGTAAAACATTAATATATTGTGCCTTCTGAAGTCTTAGGGTAGCAcagaatttggctcagcctgtgtaaggaaggtaaaaaaaaagaagtgattttTATGCCAGTGGTGAAATTCTTACTGACATCAGCAGGGGAATGATTTGCTCTTCTCTATGACTGCAGTCAGAAATGAATGCCTGATTGGCAGCCTCCAAGGAGCTCTGTTTTCTGAAACAtcacaaagaaaggaaatgtcatgtattactgtatttaaattttttcttgagTTGATTTCAGCATGAATAACATACCATTATACATTAATAATACACagttatttcaaagaaatgctATTATTTCAGTTCTATTTCAgtggtatttttatttacctCATGGTACAAACTGTTGTAAAACAAAGTTTCTTAAAGAAAGACCCCAGCACTGATATTAAGGAACGGCATAAACCTGTAAGAATTTAGTAACTATTTAAAGGAAACACTTTTCATTAAGGAAAAACTGGAAGATTATTATGCTAATAATAGTCTGTATGGTGCTGTTCCATGTTGAATTCCCATAGATATTACTGGAAGATTTGTATTTGATAAATAAGCACTAGTTTTAGGAAATGCATTGTAAAAACATGATATGCTGCCCAGCAGGATCTTAATCTGTCTGCATTTACTTAGGCAAACTTTGTCTTTGGAATGCTTTTGAAATCTGTTCCAATTTTCAGCAGGAGTCATGCCTAAATAATGTTACTGGATCAGCCTTCAAAATGTAAGGGCAAgagaatttaaatatattaagaCAGATCTTCTCTTAATCCTGCAATGTAGCATGTGGGTTAGGAAAGAGATGTAGCTTTAGCTTGTTGCTTCTTGTCTTAGCCCATATGGACCAATTTCTCTACTTGTTCTTgtattgttttgctttcaggggcagctctgtggcTTTGACCACGCTGCTGCAAAGATGGGGCCCCTGGAAGCAGTAGGTGAGGAAAACCAGACagatgaaatgaaaatggaGCTGTTCACTAAGCTGTACTTGACAAGATACACCACACCACTCAGCGAATTGGCTGTGGACCCTAAACCAGAACTGAAGGACAGCACAACACTTGTAGAAGTACAAATAATTCTCATCTTTGCTTACTGCTCCATTATCCTGCTGGGAGTGATTGGAAACTCCCTTGTGATCCATGTGATCATCAAATTCAAAAGCATGCGCACAGTGACTAACTTCTTCATTGCCAACCTGGCAGTGGCTGACCTTCTGGTGAACACACTGTGCCTGCCCTTCACTTTGGTTTATACGCTCTTGGGTGAATGGAAACTGGGCCCGGTCTTGTGCCACCTGGTGCCTTATGCTCAGGCCCTTGCTGTCCATGTGTCTACTGTCACTTTGACTGTGATCGCTCTGGATCGGCACCGGTGCATTGTCTACCACTTGGAAAGCAAAATCTCTAAGCGGATCAGCTTCCTGATTATAGGAGTTGCCTGGGCAGTCAGTGCCCTGTTGGCAAGTCCTCTGGCCATCTTCCGTGAGTACTCGCTGATTGAGATAATTCCTGACTTCAAGATTGTGGTCTGCTCTGAGAAGTGGCCAGGGGAGGGGCAACTCAACTATGGCACCATCTACAGCATCTCCATGCTTCTGATCCAGTATGTGCTGCCGCTGGCAGTCATCTCCTATGCCTACATCCGTATTTGGAACAAGCTCAAGAACCATGTtagccctggggcagggaatgACCACTATCATCACCGGCGCCAGAAAACCACCAAGATGCTGGTGTGTGTGGTCGTGGTGTTTGCTGTCAGCTGGCTGCCCTTTCACACCTTCCAACTGGTCAGTGACATTGACAGTCAGGTGTTAGACCTGAAAGAGTACAAACTAATCTACACAGTATTCCATGTCATTGCCATGTGCTCAACGTTTGCTAACCCCCTTCTCTATGGCTGGATGAATAACAACTACAGGACAGCCTTCCTCACAGCCTTCCAGTGTGAACAGCGGCTTGACTCCATCCACCCTGAAGTATCAGCAGCTTTCAAAGCCAGGAAGAAACTAGAAGCAAAGAGGATTCAATTCCCTGGGGACTCTTTCACACAACCTACCAATGTCTAAGATGTCTGActttaaacaagaaattaatatGTTGTGGACAAACAGATGAACCCATTTTGGTACATGCATGTTCAATGCATAGTTTTATTCATAAATGGTGAAAGAACAGTAGCAGGAAGGTCAAGGCAGGTATTATGATTTGAGGAGAGTTGATTGACATCTAAAGTATGTAACTATACAACTGCAAGGTAGTAAAAGGGAGAGGCTTTGTTATGGCTGTCTCTAACAGGGTAAATACCCTTCCACCCCTCCCATATCTTCTTAACAAGTCTAAATGACAAGAGCTGGGTTTGCTGAttttgctggaggaaggaacACGGCTGATTGCTTGCACCGGAATATTGGTGATGGGTATGGTTAATTTATGTATTCAATGTGGAGATCAGGGAGTGCAGAATTCTTCCAGGAATAGAAGCCTGTCTGGTGGGGGAATCAGCTGTGCTGGGTAAACTTCAGACTTTTCAGGCCCCTTCTCTCCCACAGGCACCTTTTGCAAAGACAAAGGAATTAAGAAGATAAATACATTACTTCTTTTTGACTTGTGCTAGACTATTTCAAGCCAAATATTTGAAACAGATTAAGTggtgaaaacagaagagaaaagaaaaactaaaccCATCCAAATACTGGATTCAGTGAGAGGAAGGGGTCCAGCTTCTGTGTAAAATGAAATATGGGGTTTGGCCAATCAAATGGGGTAAAAAGTCATCCCTTAAGAATTGGCAGTTGTTATGCTGGTGAGAAAATCACAAGCCTGTGATTTGATCAGTAATTCCCTGCAGATTCTTGCCTTTcactctgctctggggacagctcaAAAACGCAGTGCTTTAAAGTATTTGAGGACAGGGAATGCAGGCTCAGGTCTTCCGTGACCACTTAATAAACtgctaatattttaattttcaggacCTGCTTAAATGTCTAATGTGTTATTAACTCCACAGGCTTTGAATTGTTGCTGCTTCTGCCTGAATAATAAAGCAGCAGATAATTCTGATCTTCTGGAAAGGCTGCTAGATGGTAAAGTGCTTTTCCTTATTGTGGTTTTATGTCACATACTCATCTCGTCTCAGAGCTTTTTCCATCTTTAGCCTTTGTAAAAATTAAGAACATCTGAATGACTGTAACCTAATAATAGTATACTATGTTTATGTGATAATTTATCAGTTATTCTGCATGCTGTAGTTAATagttaaattccttttttactCAGGTATAAAATTTTCATCTGTTTACTGTGTTGTACACAGCAATGCTTAACTCTTCTATGTCTTTGTTCAGCCTCTTTGAACTCATTcaagagatgaagaaaatttCAATCCATGTTTATTCCAAGCTGCCCTGTTGCTTATCTAGAATAAAAACAAGTATGATACTTTCACTTGAAGTCTAGTTTGATGGCTACATTTCAGTGGcctcattttttctttacattttttgttgttcctAAATTCATAGTGTTCTCTCTTACAAGTTAAAACTCAAGAAAACTCCAATTCGGAAATGTTTCCAATATAACAAATATTATCAGGTCTTTATCAAATGGAGAAATTAATCTTCTTGTATTCAGTATTTGGCACCATCCTTTAAATACCCATGAAAtaatttggatttggattttcaTGAGCAGAAAAAGGAGGTCTAGAGAATTAGTTGGTGTTTAcgtgagcagaaaaaaatatccatcaTTCTTACACAGTTTTACAAAAATAGATTAATCCTCCACCATGTTCAGGACATGGTGTTGCCCACAAGTTATTTTTTGTCTGAATATTAATAATACCCAAAATGTAAGCTCAAAAATCTTATGGGTGAGGAAGGATTATAGAAGTGTGCAATTATTATGGACGTCACATGTATCACTTGACTCTGAACACTTCATCAAAAGTATTATTACTACAAGTAGACtcctttatttaaaacacaaatgattttgaatttctgtttcAACTTCTTGAAGCCTGTTAGAGTGTGGTATGTAGACAGTTTTGAAGTAACCATGACAGTGTATGCAAAATCCTCAATTGCCAGTCTAATTCTCTGTAATTAAGTGTGCTTTACGTCATCCTGTATAAAAGCAATTAATTACAAgtcatctttctttttatttcatggtaTCTTTATTTTATGGCTTCCTGAGCTTTCTCTGCAGCCATCATACTGAGAGCCAGAACTGGTGCACTAATTTATGgcattgttttcttctctgccttgtGAAGGTGGTGCCTTGGTCAGCACCTGCTTTAGGGTAACAAACCTGTGCACAGTGTCCCGTTGAAAGGTGTGAATTTTCCCATGGGCACTTGAAGAGGGGATGTGGAAGAGCCAGCACTGACTTGTGCCTCTTGCATGGCTTAGTCACTCCTGGAACTTGGCTCCTGTACAAGCACAGCTACACACTTTAGTACCTATCATGTTTGTAGGAAAACGCAGCATTTTATCATCAAAAGCAGTGATGTAGCAATATTCCTGGGgttgccccaaatcccagctgtcAGAGGATCTGGAAACTCAGGATtcatccccatttccctgtAAGGGAAACTGAACCTGTAAGCAATATTTAACTGCTGGACTGAGGAGTCTGCAGGGGACCCTCTGTTTTGCCTGAAATAGTAACCAGGATCCAGGTCTCCCCATTCACTTATTGGTgcttttgttatatttttaagtcattatattattttcctgttccttGGGTACAAGTTTTATATGAAGCCAAAGGGTACTAGCAGCATTCACCTATCGAATAATTTGCTAGTAGGTAGCAGGGCATCCAAGAGGAAATGTCATCACTGGCTCAGGGAAAGAATACTTCACTTCTCATCAGTGTGAT encodes:
- the NPY2R gene encoding neuropeptide Y receptor type 2 isoform X2; translated protein: MGPLEAVGEENQTDEMKMELFTKLYLTRYTTPLSELAVDPKPELKDSTTLVEVQIILIFAYCSIILLGVIGNSLVIHVIIKFKSMRTVTNFFIANLAVADLLVNTLCLPFTLVYTLLGEWKLGPVLCHLVPYAQALAVHVSTVTLTVIALDRHRCIVYHLESKISKRISFLIIGVAWAVSALLASPLAIFREYSLIEIIPDFKIVVCSEKWPGEGQLNYGTIYSISMLLIQYVLPLAVISYAYIRIWNKLKNHVSPGAGNDHYHHRRQKTTKMLVCVVVVFAVSWLPFHTFQLVSDIDSQVLDLKEYKLIYTVFHVIAMCSTFANPLLYGWMNNNYRTAFLTAFQCEQRLDSIHPEVSAAFKARKKLEAKRIQFPGDSFTQPTNV
- the NPY2R gene encoding neuropeptide Y receptor type 2 isoform X1, which produces MSAPRMGVSPGMGVCSWGQLRGPRGKRRRIPKGQLCGFDHAAAKMGPLEAVGEENQTDEMKMELFTKLYLTRYTTPLSELAVDPKPELKDSTTLVEVQIILIFAYCSIILLGVIGNSLVIHVIIKFKSMRTVTNFFIANLAVADLLVNTLCLPFTLVYTLLGEWKLGPVLCHLVPYAQALAVHVSTVTLTVIALDRHRCIVYHLESKISKRISFLIIGVAWAVSALLASPLAIFREYSLIEIIPDFKIVVCSEKWPGEGQLNYGTIYSISMLLIQYVLPLAVISYAYIRIWNKLKNHVSPGAGNDHYHHRRQKTTKMLVCVVVVFAVSWLPFHTFQLVSDIDSQVLDLKEYKLIYTVFHVIAMCSTFANPLLYGWMNNNYRTAFLTAFQCEQRLDSIHPEVSAAFKARKKLEAKRIQFPGDSFTQPTNV